From a region of the Solanum stenotomum isolate F172 chromosome 2, ASM1918654v1, whole genome shotgun sequence genome:
- the LOC125855065 gene encoding uncharacterized protein LOC125855065, giving the protein MDNEVFDSVKFEKEKAISRYNRFQNMMKMLQIFEVIVAVVLIFWSWYRIPAAVKLSGEFLVQVSGYLFKPHVVFFIGNAIIVAIVVLRRQTDAGSNNSVTDDIDSDEIPYSEDQRSIISASYCSSDVLDLSSSSLPETPVSTMEDKQIISSEYKVPEMQCNDMATAIDTATKQIQKFKRTHSEKLKRQITANPRRELRRSETEMRRIVVRPGDKQSTVPVEAVDTLSNEDFRLTIEAFIKKNQTFFERQRLAESEPEKYERIGIEAF; this is encoded by the coding sequence ATGGATAACGAAGTGTTTGATAGTGTGAAATTTGAGAAAGAGAAGGCAATTTCTAGGTATAATCGGTTTCAGAATATGATGAAGATGCTGCAAATTTTTGAAGTGATTGTGGCGGTTGTTTTGATTTTCTGGTCCTGGTATCGTATTCCGGCGGCTGTGAAATTATCAGGCGAATTTTTGGTTCAGGTTTCTGGTTATTTGTTTAAACCTCACGTCGTTTTTTTCATCGGCAATGCGATTATTGTTGCAATAGTCGTGCTCCGCCGCCAAACTGACGCCGGAAGCAACAATTCTGTTACTGATGATATTGATAGCGATGAAATTCCTTACAGCGAAGATCAACGATCGATAATTTCTGCTTCCTACTGCAGCAGCGATGTGCTGGATTTATCCTCTTCTTCACTGCCGGAGACACCGGTCTCAACAATGGAAGATAAGCAGATTATTTCATCGGAGTATAAGGTTCCGGAGATGCAATGCAACGATATGGCCACAGCAATTGATACTGCAACAAAGCAAATACAGAAGTTCAAAAGGACTCATTCTGAGAAATTGAAGCGACAAATTACGGCAAATCCACGGCGAGAGCTCCGGCGTTCAGAAACTGAAATGCGCAGGATAGTTGTCCGTCCTGGCGATAAACAATCAACAGTGCCAGTAGAAGCAGTTGACACACTGAGCAACGAAGACTTCCGGCTTACAATTGAAGCGTTCATAAAGAAGAACCAAACCTTCTTCGAAAGACAGAGGTTAGCCGAATCAGAACCAGAAAAATATGAACGAATCGGTATCGAAGCCTTCTGA